A part of Helicobacteraceae bacterium genomic DNA contains:
- the carB gene encoding carbamoyl-phosphate synthase large subunit: MPKRADIQTILLIGSGPIVIGQACEFDYSGTQAAKTLKKEGYRVTLINSNPATIMTDPEFADCTYIEPITEEIVAEIIRKEKVDAILPTMGGQTALNVAMRMHERGMLEGVKFLGASPAAIKKGEDRQAFKEAMLKIGMDLPKSRYAYNLHEAIEATETIGFPLIIRASYTLAGGGSGVAYNIDEFKELARFGLSASPIGEILIEESLLGWKEFEMEVIRDNRDNCIVVCSIENVDPMGVHTGDSVTIAPALTLTDKEYQNMRDASFAILREIGVDTGGSNVQFAIDPKSGRMTVIEMNPRVSRSSALASKATGYPIAKVATLLAIGYTLDEIKNDITGTPASFEPTIDYIVAKVPRFNFEKFAGVNQTLTTSMKSVGEAMAIGATFCEAIQKALCSLETGLSGFEWIECDKETLILNLRNGNDKRLLYVAQAFRNGFSADDIYSLSKIDPWFLRQIEAIIKEEKAISIDLLNDAKALARAKAFGFSDRMLAKLLNKNEGLELHENDVYLARKRLNVEPKYREVDTCAAEFEAQTPYLYSVMPGYPKPIKPRKSDRKRAMIIGGGPNRIGQGIEFDYCCVHASFALAEMGIETIMVNCNPETISTDYDTSDVLYFEPIDLEHIRGIIEREKPDGIIVHFGGQTPLKLARSLSAMGAKIIGTSAKTIDVAEDREKFAKFAEENKLLQPAGGTATTREAVFETASKIGYPALVRPSYVLGGRGMRIVYDENDLKLYVDEAVSVSSEAPLLIDKFLDRAIELDVDAISDGEQVYIGGILEHIEEAGIHSGDSACSLPSQTISESLVKAIESETKLIAIKLGVKGLLNIQYAIYGGEAYLIEVNPRASRTVPFVSKATGLPLAKIATRVMWGEPLESAINVYDKSKIVVKKDGVFKPKLKNLVAVKEAVFPFNKLYGADLILGPEMKSTGEVMGLSQSFGVSFAKSQLACQNPIPATGNRLFMSLTDADKEDGLKLGAEFAKLGFLIVATEGTAKMLNAGGVACDIVLKVSEGRPNVEDLFKNKDVDLAINTSDNKRAKDDARRLRQAVLANKIPYFTTIAATKAALEAIRRIREGKTLSPKALQEYLSA, translated from the coding sequence ATGCCAAAACGCGCGGATATTCAAACAATTTTACTTATAGGTTCGGGACCTATCGTTATCGGTCAAGCGTGCGAATTTGACTATTCGGGAACGCAGGCGGCTAAAACGCTTAAAAAAGAGGGCTACCGCGTAACGTTAATCAACAGCAATCCAGCTACGATTATGACCGATCCGGAGTTTGCCGATTGCACCTATATCGAGCCGATTACCGAAGAGATTGTCGCCGAAATTATCCGCAAAGAGAAAGTTGACGCGATCTTGCCCACCATGGGCGGGCAGACGGCGCTTAACGTCGCTATGCGCATGCACGAAAGAGGCATGCTAGAGGGCGTTAAGTTTCTTGGCGCCTCTCCCGCGGCGATCAAAAAGGGCGAAGATCGCCAAGCGTTCAAAGAGGCTATGCTTAAAATCGGCATGGACCTGCCAAAAAGCCGTTACGCCTACAATCTCCACGAGGCGATAGAGGCGACGGAAACGATCGGTTTTCCTCTTATTATCCGCGCGAGCTATACGCTCGCCGGCGGCGGTTCGGGCGTGGCGTATAACATTGATGAGTTTAAAGAGTTGGCGCGGTTTGGTTTGAGCGCGAGTCCGATCGGCGAGATTTTGATAGAGGAATCCCTGCTGGGTTGGAAAGAGTTCGAGATGGAGGTTATCCGCGACAACCGCGATAACTGCATTGTCGTCTGCTCTATTGAAAATGTTGATCCTATGGGCGTGCATACGGGCGACTCCGTCACGATCGCGCCCGCGCTGACGCTTACGGACAAAGAGTATCAAAATATGCGCGACGCTTCGTTCGCTATCTTGCGCGAGATCGGCGTGGATACCGGCGGCAGCAACGTGCAGTTCGCGATTGATCCTAAAAGCGGACGTATGACCGTTATCGAGATGAACCCGCGCGTCAGTCGTTCGTCCGCGCTTGCCTCTAAAGCTACGGGCTACCCGATCGCCAAAGTCGCCACCTTGCTTGCGATCGGCTATACGCTCGACGAGATAAAAAACGATATTACAGGCACGCCCGCGAGCTTCGAGCCTACGATCGACTATATCGTAGCCAAAGTTCCGCGCTTTAATTTCGAGAAGTTTGCGGGCGTAAATCAAACGCTTACCACGTCGATGAAAAGCGTGGGCGAGGCGATGGCGATCGGCGCTACCTTTTGCGAGGCGATCCAAAAGGCGCTGTGTTCGCTGGAAACGGGGCTAAGCGGCTTTGAGTGGATCGAGTGCGATAAAGAGACGCTTATTCTGAATCTAAGAAACGGCAACGATAAGCGTCTTTTATATGTCGCGCAAGCGTTTAGAAACGGTTTTAGCGCGGACGATATTTATAGTCTAAGCAAGATTGATCCGTGGTTTTTGCGGCAGATTGAAGCGATTATCAAAGAGGAAAAAGCGATCTCCATAGATTTGCTGAACGACGCGAAAGCGCTTGCGCGAGCAAAGGCGTTTGGTTTTAGCGATCGCATGCTCGCAAAACTACTCAACAAAAACGAGGGGCTAGAGCTACACGAAAACGACGTGTATCTCGCCAGAAAAAGGCTAAACGTAGAGCCTAAATATCGCGAGGTGGATACGTGCGCGGCGGAGTTCGAGGCGCAAACGCCCTATCTCTATTCGGTTATGCCCGGCTATCCCAAGCCGATAAAACCGCGCAAAAGCGATCGCAAACGCGCGATGATTATTGGCGGCGGTCCAAACAGGATCGGACAGGGAATCGAATTTGACTACTGTTGCGTTCACGCTTCGTTCGCCCTCGCCGAAATGGGGATCGAGACCATTATGGTTAATTGCAACCCAGAAACCATCTCCACCGATTACGACACCAGCGACGTTTTGTATTTCGAGCCGATCGATTTGGAGCATATACGCGGCATTATCGAGCGCGAAAAACCGGACGGCATTATCGTGCATTTCGGAGGGCAAACGCCGCTTAAGTTGGCGCGTAGCCTTAGCGCGATGGGCGCCAAAATTATCGGCACGAGCGCCAAAACGATCGACGTGGCGGAAGATCGCGAGAAGTTCGCCAAATTCGCCGAAGAGAATAAGCTATTGCAACCTGCTGGCGGGACGGCTACCACGAGAGAGGCGGTTTTTGAGACGGCTTCCAAAATCGGCTATCCCGCGCTCGTGCGCCCAAGCTACGTGCTAGGCGGGCGCGGAATGCGCATAGTTTATGACGAAAACGATCTAAAACTCTACGTTGACGAGGCGGTAAGCGTAAGCAGCGAGGCGCCGCTTCTGATAGATAAGTTTTTAGACCGCGCGATCGAGCTTGACGTGGACGCAATCAGCGACGGCGAGCAGGTTTATATCGGCGGGATTTTGGAGCATATCGAGGAGGCGGGCATTCATAGCGGCGATTCCGCCTGCTCGCTTCCGTCGCAAACTATAAGCGAATCGCTCGTTAAGGCGATCGAGAGCGAAACAAAGCTGATCGCGATTAAATTAGGCGTTAAAGGGCTGTTAAATATCCAATACGCGATCTACGGCGGCGAGGCGTATCTTATCGAGGTCAATCCAAGAGCGAGTCGAACCGTGCCGTTTGTGTCGAAAGCGACGGGTTTGCCGCTTGCCAAGATCGCGACGCGGGTGATGTGGGGCGAGCCGCTAGAGAGCGCTATAAACGTATATGACAAAAGCAAGATTGTCGTCAAAAAAGACGGCGTGTTTAAACCTAAGCTAAAAAACCTCGTCGCGGTGAAAGAGGCGGTTTTTCCTTTCAACAAGTTATACGGCGCCGATCTAATTTTGGGACCGGAGATGAAAAGCACGGGCGAGGTTATGGGGCTTAGCCAAAGTTTTGGGGTTAGTTTCGCGAAATCGCAACTTGCCTGCCAAAATCCAATTCCAGCGACGGGCAATAGGCTTTTTATGTCGCTTACCGACGCGGACAAAGAGGACGGGCTTAAACTTGGAGCGGAGTTTGCGAAGCTCGGCTTTTTGATCGTAGCCACAGAAGGCACGGCGAAGATGTTAAACGCGGGCGGCGTAGCCTGCGATATTGTGCTGAAAGTCAGCGAAGGGCGACCAAACGTAGAGGACCTTTTTAAGAATAAAGATGTGGATTTAGCAATCAACACGTCGGACAATAAACGCGCTAAAGACGACGCTAGACGATTGCGCCAAGCGGTTTTGGCGAACAAAATCCCCTATTTCACCACGATCGCCGCGACAAAAGCCGCGCTAGAGGCGATCCGTAGGATTAGAGAGGGCAAAACGCTTTCGCCAAAGGCGTTGCAAGAGTATTTAAGCGCGTAA
- a CDS encoding Dam family site-specific DNA-(adenine-N6)-methyltransferase yields the protein MAKPFLKWAGGKTQLLAQFDELYPAALKTGAIANYYEPFIGGGAVFFDIARKYPIKNAYLYDANEALIIAYKALRQDAIKLIDILREYQEQYHSLDDEKREDFYYKEREAHNNQKGDDFVRAARMIFLNKTCYNGLFRVNIFGLFNVPRGEHKKPLICDEENLAAIGDALQIADIKLADFESVENDIKNSSFVYFDPPYRPISKSASFNAYDKNGFSDVEQRRLADLFRRLDQKGAKIMLSNSDPKNTDSNDNFFDDLYKNYHIRRVGASRMINSKAAKRGAISEIIVTNY from the coding sequence ATGGCGAAGCCGTTTCTGAAATGGGCTGGCGGCAAAACGCAACTACTCGCGCAGTTTGACGAGCTCTACCCCGCCGCGCTTAAAACGGGTGCGATCGCAAACTACTACGAGCCGTTTATAGGCGGCGGCGCGGTTTTTTTTGATATAGCGCGAAAATATCCGATCAAAAACGCCTACCTATACGACGCTAACGAAGCGTTGATTATCGCCTACAAAGCGCTTCGGCAAGACGCGATAAAATTGATTGATATTTTGCGTGAATATCAAGAACAATATCATAGCTTGGACGACGAAAAACGCGAGGATTTTTACTATAAAGAGCGCGAAGCGCACAACAATCAAAAAGGGGATGATTTCGTAAGAGCGGCGCGGATGATATTCTTGAATAAAACCTGCTATAACGGCTTGTTTCGCGTTAATATTTTCGGCTTATTTAACGTGCCGCGCGGCGAGCATAAAAAACCGCTTATATGCGACGAGGAGAATCTTGCGGCGATAGGCGACGCGCTACAGATCGCGGATATAAAACTCGCTGATTTTGAAAGCGTAGAAAACGATATAAAAAATAGTTCGTTCGTCTATTTTGATCCGCCATACCGCCCAATTAGCAAAAGCGCTAGTTTTAACGCATACGATAAAAACGGGTTTAGCGACGTCGAACAGCGGCGGCTTGCCGATCTCTTTAGGAGACTCGACCAAAAAGGCGCTAAGATAATGCTTAGCAACTCCGATCCAAAAAACACCGATTCGAACGATAATTTTTTTGACGATCTATACAAAAACTACCATATACGGCGCGTCGGCGCGTCGCGAATGATCAACTCCAAAGCCGCTAAGCGCGGGGCGATAAGCGAGATTATCGTTACAAACTACTAG
- the nadC gene encoding carboxylating nicotinate-nucleotide diphosphorylase, whose protein sequence is MEPLVEFVRQLLKEDIGRGDLFARCKEPKPSKAVIRSKCEGIFAGELYARALAKEAKLELTFLVKDGEAIASAQTLIELSGEDTSLLQAERSLLNILQHISGIATQTRRFADRLRDGGITLLDTRKTRPLLREMEKYAARVGGAINHRFGLDDCLMIKDTHLATIDDLKAFISNARKRIPWTAAIDVECETIETARAAFEAKADIVMCDNMDIETIKRVVALRNETSPSTKIEVSGNITLENIDRYKTTGIDAISAGSIAHHAVWLDFSMKFI, encoded by the coding sequence ATGGAGCCGCTTGTCGAGTTTGTCCGCCAACTGCTGAAAGAGGATATAGGTCGCGGCGATCTTTTTGCGCGCTGCAAAGAGCCAAAACCGTCGAAAGCGGTTATAAGGTCTAAATGCGAGGGGATATTCGCGGGGGAGCTTTACGCTAGGGCGCTCGCTAAAGAGGCGAAGCTAGAGCTGACCTTTCTTGTTAAGGACGGCGAGGCGATCGCGAGCGCCCAAACGCTGATCGAGCTTAGCGGCGAGGATACGTCGCTACTGCAAGCCGAGCGATCGCTGTTAAATATATTGCAGCATATTAGCGGCATAGCGACGCAAACGCGCCGTTTCGCGGATCGTCTAAGAGACGGCGGCATAACTCTCTTGGACACTCGCAAAACCCGTCCGCTACTACGAGAGATGGAGAAATACGCCGCTCGCGTCGGCGGCGCGATCAATCATCGGTTCGGGTTAGACGACTGTTTGATGATCAAAGATACCCATTTGGCTACGATCGACGATCTGAAAGCGTTTATATCTAACGCTAGAAAGCGCATACCGTGGACGGCGGCGATCGACGTGGAGTGCGAAACGATAGAAACCGCTAGAGCGGCGTTTGAAGCCAAAGCGGACATAGTTATGTGCGACAATATGGATATAGAGACGATTAAACGGGTCGTAGCGCTTAGAAACGAGACGTCGCCCTCGACAAAGATCGAGGTTAGCGGCAATATCACGCTGGAGAATATCGATCGATACAAAACGACGGGTATCGACGCGATCAGCGCCGGAAGCATCGCGCACCACGCGGTGTGGCTGGATTTTTCTATGAAGTTTATATAG
- the flhB gene encoding flagellar biosynthesis protein FlhB: MADETSGDKTEEATPKRLEDAKKEGNVPKSVDTAGVIALAAATFGFAAFFSFIVSGLQTFFRYCLSHSGKELDINLLSSLGLTSAFETLKLALPIAVLTAVFGAIGYIAQFGFIFSTKPLQPNLKKLDPIKGFGNLFSTQRFLDGFKITAKVAIAMSVAAIFLWSYAEELPRAQTLPLGAQIDWLIDKALVVALALLVVFLVFAIIDLSITRYFHFKRLRMSKQDIRDEYKNIEGNPEIRARIRRIQAEMSRRRMMSEIPSADVVVANPTHFAVALRYDASKNKAPLIVAKGADLLAIRIKEIAREHDIPIVENPSLARELYKLADIGQEIPEKLFNAVAEVFAFAYRLKGKVK, translated from the coding sequence ATGGCTGACGAGACAAGCGGCGATAAAACCGAAGAGGCCACCCCAAAACGATTAGAGGACGCGAAAAAAGAGGGCAACGTCCCCAAAAGCGTCGATACGGCGGGCGTGATTGCGTTAGCGGCGGCGACGTTCGGCTTCGCGGCTTTTTTTAGCTTTATCGTAAGCGGCTTGCAGACGTTCTTTCGCTACTGCCTATCTCATTCGGGCAAAGAGTTAGATATAAACTTATTGTCGAGCTTAGGGCTTACGAGCGCGTTTGAAACGCTGAAATTGGCGTTGCCGATCGCCGTTTTAACGGCTGTGTTCGGCGCGATCGGCTATATAGCGCAGTTTGGGTTTATATTCTCGACGAAACCGCTTCAGCCAAATTTAAAAAAACTCGATCCTATTAAAGGCTTTGGCAATCTTTTTTCCACGCAACGTTTTTTGGACGGCTTTAAGATCACCGCTAAAGTGGCGATCGCGATGTCGGTCGCGGCGATATTTTTGTGGAGTTACGCCGAAGAGTTGCCGCGCGCGCAGACGTTGCCGCTCGGCGCGCAGATCGATTGGCTTATAGACAAGGCGTTAGTCGTCGCGTTAGCGTTACTTGTAGTTTTTCTCGTTTTCGCGATTATCGATCTGTCGATTACGCGCTATTTTCATTTTAAACGCCTAAGAATGAGCAAACAGGATATTCGCGACGAATACAAAAATATCGAGGGTAATCCGGAGATTCGGGCGCGCATTAGGCGCATTCAAGCGGAGATGAGCCGTAGGCGAATGATGTCGGAGATTCCGAGCGCGGACGTCGTCGTAGCCAATCCGACACATTTTGCCGTAGCGCTTCGCTACGACGCGAGCAAAAACAAAGCGCCTTTAATCGTCGCCAAAGGCGCCGATCTGCTCGCGATAAGAATCAAAGAGATCGCGAGGGAGCACGATATTCCGATCGTGGAGAATCCGTCGCTGGCGCGAGAACTTTATAAACTTGCCGATATAGGACAAGAGATACCTGAAAAGCTGTTTAACGCCGTAGCGGAAGTGTTTGCTTTCGCCTATCGTTTAAAGGGAAAAGTAAAATAG
- the ccoS gene encoding cbb3-type cytochrome oxidase assembly protein CcoS: protein MEDTTTALTLTLFISILLGLLGLIAFMWGLRSGQFDDEKRFTHGALFDGEDELNAARDREEKLKNAAIDDANRPKSS, encoded by the coding sequence ATGGAAGATACGACGACCGCGCTGACTTTGACGCTTTTTATCTCTATCTTGTTGGGGCTACTTGGGCTGATCGCCTTTATGTGGGGCTTGCGGAGCGGGCAGTTCGACGACGAAAAACGCTTTACGCACGGCGCGCTCTTTGACGGCGAGGACGAGTTAAACGCGGCGCGCGATCGCGAGGAAAAGCTGAAAAACGCCGCGATAGACGACGCGAATCGCCCCAAATCCTCTTAA
- the lpxC gene encoding UDP-3-O-acyl-N-acetylglucosamine deacetylase gives MKQHTIAKSVEIVGIGLHGGNPVRMRLRPAPEDYGVVFVRDDLGVSIPIRVENVIDTKLATVIGAKNAAISTIEHFLSATIAMGVDNIEVGIDGDEAPIMDGSAASFCLLFEEAGFKAQSKPKKAIVIQKPIEVREGEKFARLSPYKTSEILFEINFDHPAIQRQKYRFVFSKENYIREIARARTFGFLKEIDYMRSIGKGLGGSLDNAIVLDEKRVLNAEGLRFSDEFARHKILDAIGDMAFLGAPFLGLYEAFAGSHRINHLLVKALLNDPEAYKIVELEGAKSAAKELEKAFA, from the coding sequence ATGAAACAACACACGATCGCAAAATCGGTCGAGATCGTCGGTATAGGATTGCACGGCGGAAATCCGGTGCGAATGCGGCTTCGTCCCGCGCCCGAAGATTACGGCGTAGTTTTTGTCCGCGACGATCTAGGCGTGTCGATTCCAATCAGGGTTGAAAACGTGATCGATACGAAGCTCGCGACGGTGATCGGCGCTAAAAACGCGGCTATCTCGACTATCGAGCATTTTCTATCCGCGACTATAGCGATGGGAGTCGATAATATAGAGGTCGGCATAGACGGCGACGAAGCGCCGATTATGGACGGCTCCGCCGCGAGTTTCTGCCTATTGTTCGAGGAAGCTGGATTTAAAGCGCAGAGCAAACCGAAAAAAGCTATCGTTATTCAAAAGCCGATCGAGGTTAGAGAGGGCGAAAAGTTCGCGCGGCTCTCGCCCTATAAGACCAGCGAGATACTTTTTGAGATCAATTTTGATCACCCCGCGATCCAGCGGCAAAAATACCGCTTTGTTTTCTCCAAAGAAAACTATATAAGAGAGATAGCGCGGGCTAGAACCTTCGGATTTTTGAAGGAGATCGATTATATGCGATCGATCGGGAAGGGGCTTGGCGGCAGCCTCGATAACGCTATCGTGTTAGACGAAAAGCGCGTGTTGAACGCCGAAGGGCTAAGGTTCTCCGACGAATTCGCGCGGCATAAGATACTAGACGCGATCGGCGATATGGCGTTTCTTGGCGCGCCGTTTTTGGGGCTATACGAGGCGTTTGCGGGCAGCCATCGCATTAACCACCTGCTGGTAAAAGCGCTGCTTAACGATCCGGAAGCCTATAAAATTGTAGAGCTAGAGGGCGCAAAATCCGCCGCTAAAGAGCTGGAGAAAGCGTTTGCCTAA